One segment of Phycisphaerae bacterium DNA contains the following:
- a CDS encoding DUF5655 domain-containing protein, whose product MSHSCTNYTLDHHFRGKDPIFHKTFDKWLAAARKCGPITVISQKTRIVFSVRVRFASVIVRKNWLEAGLWLSREVPHPRLNRVANYMPGCYYHYFRFTRPADIDRDLGPLLREAYAIGCQRPLAKK is encoded by the coding sequence TTGTCACATTCGTGCACCAACTACACTCTGGACCATCATTTCAGAGGGAAGGACCCCATCTTTCACAAGACGTTCGACAAATGGCTGGCGGCGGCGCGCAAGTGCGGACCCATCACGGTCATCTCCCAAAAGACGCGGATCGTCTTCTCCGTGCGGGTTCGCTTCGCCAGCGTGATCGTCCGTAAGAACTGGCTGGAAGCGGGCTTGTGGCTATCCCGCGAAGTCCCCCATCCCCGCCTGAATCGCGTGGCGAACTACATGCCCGGTTGTTATTACCACTACTTCCGATTCACGAGACCGGCGGACATCGACCGTGACCTCGGCCCACTGCTCCGTGAGGCGTATGCGATTGGGTGCCAAAGGCCATTGGCCAAAAAATAA